tagttgattctcttgtaagtatattggagttagtccatacagattgctaagcgaaatatagggtgaggttgttagacccccgctttttcacattttattgcatcaaaagGAAGAAATATAAAACCTCCCAGCCtagggacttacacagacttgttcctcttgaaccaagccttagccTTACAAAAACTCTCTTAATTTGAGTCTCACACTCTCCTATGTAAGCTTACTGATTTTCCCatgccttaggactatttatacaacagATTTGCTGGCCGAAAACCGTGTACAACTGTTGCACACGCATGGGACATCCATTTGTCCCATAAAGTAGTTCCATAACCGCCTATAATTGTGGTAACTGGCAAGTTCTTTTTAAACTGGCGTCATCATCCAACACATATTCTCTAGCAGTTATGAACATTCTCTCACGCTTATAAACTTGCTTTATAACTTTTCTACCTTGTCCCGCGTCATTGGCATACTTGTGAGTCCCGcaaccaactcctaaccgtcacttgagccgtattgcacaACTATTGCGCTTTACTGAACTCGGCCTTGATCTAATGCTCAGCCATCTTGGCCCTGCAAACTTCTTGCTCTAAGCTAATGCACGGACAATCCTtcactcaattccatggatatgccttaatgccaacatcgcatgttgcatcttgtcATTTTGGCTTTGCCATTCCTtttcctcaatgaagcttcattgtgtcggccaataagcttcattacttagccaaatgtctttacagtgTAGCTTCTTTTGCGTGTCACTGGCTCTGTACGGTCTTGCTATTTCAGCACCTGACAATCTATGCAGTATGGCGCAATCATTGTCGGACACTGACTTGGCCGACAACACTGTAACGCGCAATCATTGTGTGCCACTTGCCCGACTGGTCATAGCCAGCATACTAGGACTacaattttttttgtcttttcgGAACTGTAATTACTGTATTAATTTTGTTAAAGCACAACACTTTTCCTACTGCGGGGAACTTAAAAAAAGCATTTATTGCAACACAGATGTTTCCACGTTTCCTTGAAAACCAAGAGTTTCGGTAATATCCGTCCTAGGTCCCAAGTAACCTAACCAATTTGTACTACAAATACCCAAACGAAAGTGAAGATCCGTCCTACGTCTGTTTGCAATCAGTTTCAGTAAAACAAGCCAACAAGATATTAGTTCATAGAGTTTGAAACCCCACTAgaacaaattaaaataaaaaaattataaaaatataaagGGGAGCAACTGcaatcatctctttcttttttcccatcgaaaagaaataaataaatacaacTGATAATTTCTCCCGCTCTCAAAAATAAGATATACGCGACAACTACTGCATTCTCGGGCATTGACTGAACCCTATACTACAATCTTTAGATTTTTTCTACTGCTCACAAAATTAATTTAActgttggattttttcctttaTTTGGTTCACCATACCAGCTTAATGCAGCAACATGTCTATCCAATAAATTATGACAGTTACACTTCCAAGGAAATAAAAGGTTGGGCAGCTCAcctcttcttatttttcttttttcccttaaCTTTTTTTTCTAAACTTCTAATCCGCTGGCTCATTACTGAAGACGATGTTGGTTTGCACTCAGGAATTTTTTCTGGCTCCGCGATTAATGCAGGAGGTGCCTGTTTAGCTGTGAAACTTTTGTAGAGTTCAGAAATCGATTGCTGTGGGGTAGAGGTAGTGGATGGTGGGGGCAGATCAGGAAGTCCGAGAACATTTCTCACCTGAGGACGCTTAATAACTAATAAGAGGAATAAATGCATAGATCAAATGTTAGtcaaaaatagaaaataacataaacttcaaaaagaaaaatggacaagAAACAGCCTTCTTAAAAAAGTTAAGTGCTGAACTCACCTAGTCCATAGATAAGTGAAAAGGTGTTGGAGGTAACCCAGTAACAGAATATTGCCTGCATAAAACATATTCCCAAAGATGTGACTGCTTCAATTTTCGAAACTTGTAACATTTTGCTTTGTCGAATTTCAACATTCTAAAAGAACTTTAAACAttgtatcaaaaagaaaaagaaacgctAAGCGCCTACTTCAATTTAAAGATATTTTTGTATGTTCAATTAGCAATTGCTaatcctatatttttacttttgcAACCTAAAATAACAATAAGAAAGAAAAATCTGTCTTATCAGAATCAAACTTTTTAGATTGGATTCTAGAAGCAAAAATGAACTAACATACCTTGGGAAAACTCATCGTAAAGGGAACTGTAACAACAGCAATAAGCCTAGAGAAGTTCTTCATCATGCCAGCATTAGGATTGCCTTCCATACCCTCTTGCATATTGCACTACGAGAAGCACAaccattaattaataaaaataacagTATATCTTGGACATACGACATGAAATAGTTTCCCCATATATAATACTGACTTGATCACTGGTTGGCTATATTCATACTCAAGATATTATTacagttaaaagcatgacgctaCAGACTGAATATTGCATCAGCATTTGGATTGAAACTGTGAATGAAGCTTCCCAAAGTCGAGAGTTTATCAAGAGCAATATTTTAATCGAGTAATTGTAAGTATGTTTTACACAGGTAAGGATATGTGAGTTAAGGAATGCTAACATGATATCTGACGTCATATAAACACATATCTTTCTAAGCCAGATATCAGTTCCTTTCAATATAAAAGAAAAGCTTAAAAGGAAAAACTTGAGCGTCTATACAGTATAAGGCATTAGATGCCTTAGAGAAGCTAAAATTACTTGGTTAAAGGGACACAGATGCCTACCTCAACTGTAAGCAAGAAGGACAGTGCTGTCAACATCGGAAAGATGTATAACGAATCTGGAGTTGTGAGGTCAGTAAACCAAAGTACTCCACCCTCTTTAAAAGATGGAACTTTCTCTACCATGTTATTAATCTACAACAAACAACGACCAAAGAAATGACATACTATTTAGATTGGCTAAAATATAACCCAAAGCAAGTGTTGTCTATTCTAAAGCACTTACAGCCAGGAAAAAACTGATCATGATGGGACCTTGGATTAAAAGACCCTTCATCGGAGTAAATGGACTAACGCCATGCCTGCAGAATTAGAGTAGGTAAGCACAACGAAGATGGGTAGGATAGAGAAAAAGTGGTTATCAGCTTTAAACAAGTTGTAAGCTATTAGTCTATTACCAAATAAGGAACACTTGCATGCTGTGTTTAGTAGTGGTGTAATCTGGGTCAAAACTCACCTAATCATTCTTAAGTTTCAGAATCAGATGATTCGGTCAAACAGTACAAGGTCAAGGAGTTTAGTTTCCATTTTTACCATTTCACACAATTTCTGTGTAGCAAGGGAAAAAAATATAGATTTTGTGGTCAGGTGGTGCCATAAATATTCGAAATAAATTGAATAGTATGTACTGGCGTGTGAGTAATTTTATGTTTTACTCTGATAAGACAATGGTGGGGGACCTAGTAGGATATAGGGACACAAACAAACAATAATAGTAGGTTTCTCTCAATCCCGTAAACAATAAGTAGTTTACTTTTTGAACAGAGCCTTCATTCGTCTCTGACCTTCAGCATGAAGTTTAGGATCCATTGCCTGAAAAAATACAAAAAGCATTGTTGATGAAAAATTGACAACATACCAGTTCAGTAGCTTTATATGCAAGTCCACGGTGGCCATGGGGAAAATAGTATACCAAGATTGTCCTggtaaaataaaaaatgcatggAATTTGCGCCCTAAACTCTTATTAATACAAAATAATATTACAAGAGATTAATTTCAAGTTTAATTCACAGGATGGAATGCTAATATAGAATCGCTGAATCAAGGTTCTTGGCTAATTTTGTAATAAATTGCATCAATGTGATCCATACCATATTCTGCATCTCAGCTTTCAATGCTTCCAACTCTGGTTTCATCAACTACATATAATAAACATGAATCAGCAACAACggaatgcaaaaaaaaataaaaaaaaatattaatgacAGACTTAAAAAGAATACATAAAATGTTGATGATCATCGACTACATCATGATAGAATTTCCTATCAAACATGATGGAGGAACATAACAGCTTGCAGATATGACTTGTCAAAACTGGGCATGGACATGCACTGCTTAAAAAGGCAAAAAGAGAACTCAAGTGATGGAAGGTGTTGAAACCATTTTTGTAAATTGTTGGACCGGTTATGATAATGAAGCTATCAAAttcaatataaaagaaaaagaaagtacaATTAGTAGGACGACCATGTCTACTAAATTAGCATAGCATATACAACTGTAATTCAGATCTAACCAAAAGAGTTTCAGAGTCCTAGTTCATTTTCACTCGGGCGATCACTTTCTCTATATTCATGTTATGAATAGTGATCCTGCCATTCTGATAAGTGATATAGATAACCTCCCATGCGCGTGATACATAACACTTAACGAGCCTGTAAACCAAATTAagaatacaatgaaagaaaaaacagtttctgcgaGAAATGATTGACAGCCTACTATGAGAAAGATAAAACAACCCCAACCCTAAGCGATCAACAAATTGGAAGCCTTACATGCCTTAGCAACTTCTTTTTGCTGACTCAGGATCTGATCTGACTCGGCTCATACCTCATGAGGTATATGATTCAGATACAACTTTGCACCTGAATCTCCAGGCACATATTTGACTGGATTTAAAAGTTTCAGAGTCAAATGTAATAAGTCAGATTCAGGTGTGATAAGCCAGATTCAAATGAGACAATTAAGCCAGACATAAACAACCACCAGGTAACTTAATACATCTTTCAAGTTTCACACTAAATCAACCAACCAATGAGAAATGTTCATTCCCAACATTTATATATATCTTAGAACAATAATTAGGACAGAACTGAAACTCAGTGCCACTCACAGAAAGTTTCGCAGAGGCTTTCAGCTGATGAATTGATAATGGAAGTGTGACCAATCGAATCATAAGTGTTGTAAATGCTATAGATGCCCACCTAGAAAAGAAAAGATATGTTTTGTTTAGAATAAATATTGAATCCAGATAAGATGCAGCGCAGAAAGAAAGATTCTATGCTACACTGTAAAAAATTACAAGCGATGTCTACCAACAACGTTTCACTAGTCAATAAGGTATGCTTTACATTGTAGATCTGTAGTACCATGTCCGGAATAATAAAATTGGATGCAGTTCATGTTCTGTGCTCTGTAGTTACCCTTCTTATAAAATTCTAATGGAAACAACCTGtctaacaaaaattttaaaccttgAGTTAGAATACGTCAACATCAATTGCTATGAGAGCAAGGTCCTACTACACCCCATGAAACATTATTCTACTATGGTATTGGCTACAAGGAAATGAACTTCCTCGGAATAATATCTTTTAGTGAAGACTTGTACAGTAGAAAAAGGTGCAGCTGAGTTTCTTCGGAGTGTTTTTTAGTTCATTAATGTTCTAGATTTTTCTTGCAGTTTCCTACTATGTCATTCGTTGTTGAGTATATCCCTTTTACTGTCACCAAAATTTACGACAAGTAAACAAAGATCTGAACACACTTTCGGTCTATGGTTGTCTAAAACTCCAACAAACTCTCACTACACAGTACTTAAGATTGAAGGACTAGTATCATGGAAGATTTGGACACACTTTTCCGTCCATGGTTGTCTAAAACTCCTACTACAAACTCATACTCCTGCTAATCTATACCTCTCTAATATCACATAAGTACCCTATCTTCCTTCACCTTTCAAACAGTAACAGATTCACTCAAACACAAGTGATGAGATATTTAAGTACATTTCTTGCTTGTGAGAACAATTTCTTGATCTCTGTTACTTATAAATCTAATATAACAGTCAATAAGAAGGTTTTTCTTACTAACAGATACAATATACAATGGCGTATTGAATAGAATTATGCACCATCAAAAGTTAAATTAATCTTGTCATGCATCTGAGAACTCCAAAAAGATACAAATATATCTAGTAAAATTGTCACTGGAAGGTCATAACATCATTCCATAAATCTAATCAGAGGAAACAAAAACTCCTGAATAACAGAGCCCTATATAATATGCAACCTATTGTGCCCAAAGacgaaaaacaaaaatatatctaTTAAAAGTATTCCAAGGTTCCAATCTGAAGCAGCAAAATGCCCTATTTTTAACATTAGTACAGTACCGTAATTGATTATACTTCTAGATGGCAATATAATCCTGACTTATTCTGAGTTACAGGTATTACTTTCATTTCATCAAAGGATCATAAATACAAAATGGAAAAACCACAAAACAGTCgcaactttatagataagacatcggcaATGAGCAATACCCTTTAACAAcatgtgaatttcttcaagtggCTAAGGAGAAAATATAGCAGCCACACACTAAGCAGAATCACCAACCGTAAGATTATCCTTAAGAATGAAAAGCAATCAGCATAGGAAGAACAAACATAGTTCAAATGAGCAAAACAGAGGCAAGCCAATTAATTACCAATCAAAGCCAGTCATAGAATGATTAAAATCAATCAGATGTTGTAATGCTGCTATAGAGAAGAACGAATCGGCAGCTGCAATACTAACTTCACTTACAACAGGGACCTGAGATGCTGCAAGTTCCGCACTCGTTTCTGTTAGAATTTCAGTAACATCACCAATGTACTCTATTTTATCTGAGCCTCCTCCAATTGCACCAGTAGAATAACTACAGAATGAGGAACCAATTCCAGGAACAAACGAGAAGGAAGAAGATCCTCCCCTTTGGAAAGCCCCTAACCCAGCAAATATATTGTTCATACAGGTATTTTTACGTTGCACGGGGTTACTAACTGTGGGTCGAGATGGATCTATAGCAGGCGGTTGGCACTTGTTATCATCATCCTTATGAGTAATGTATCCAAAAGACGGGTGCAACCGCTTCGAGAACAAGATGACCCTTGTGGAGATACTCCTCCTGCAAGCCATTTTTCAAAAATGTGCCCTGCTAAAAGAAAAGGTGGTTGTTGAAATTGCAAGGGAACTATCATAATATCAAAAGAAGAACACTCCTGAAACAAGTCAAGTAATAttatctcaaaatcaaacatatttAATTAGATTTCAATTAGTTTATGAGGCGGGAAATTAGCGTCCCAAAGCTTTACATAAATGAGTGATCTACAGGAGACAAATTGAAAATTTTAACATGTTTTAAACTATTTGGTATTTCGCAACTgattacaaaagaaacaacaaagtgAATACCTTTGATCTGTGATAGAAGCGACTTAAACTGAACATCGAGATCTTTGACATTTCAAACAGACGAAATTAGGAAATGGCcagccaaaaaaaataaaaaccctaaaccctaaataacaACTTGGTGGTTGAATAGATGATTCATTCTCCCCACCGCAAACACCAGTAATCCATGAAAAAATAAGAAGCATAGTCCAATCTTAGTGAATTATACGCACCACTGATTCATTCAAATATTAGGCTAAAATGCTATTGATGAACGTATTGAATATGAATCACTGATTTCACACATTACATGTTCTTTGACTGAATCAGTTAAGAATAAAAAGAGATAATTTAAACCATAAAAAAGAGAACTTTTTGGATTAAATCAGAAGTACCAGAAAGCAGATCAACTGAGTATTTGATGGCGCGATACtaacaaaacttaaaaatattgataaaattaaAGACTTACGAATAATATGATGTGCACCTTCTCAAAGATAATATCGTGTTGTTTTTCTCCGAGCAGTCTCAGAAACAAATCGAAAGAACCACTTCCAGTTCTTCTGCTACAAAGCTCTCTCCTTTCTCGCGAGCTATGGCCTTGAGTTTAAGGTATCAAATGACAAATATGTCCTCAGGAGTTCTCCCCTAGTAGCAGTGGCGGTTTCATTTGCAAGACTGCTACAAGGGTACCAACTTATGCGTGGACAGTTTGAGGTTTACCCTATTTGTTCGAGGGCTACCACTAAAACACAAAATCGAGCCATTGAAgtaaactcgaaaatctcttttaaccatctattttctcgattcaTCGTAAAGAATTTGGTATTCAGCTCTGATACGTTGACCGAAGCATTACACCGCGGGGCGCATCGAGAGGGCAATGGACGGTCCGGATGCGCATGTTTAGCATCGGAATAGGTGCGGGCAGAAGTGATCCCCACCGGTCCCTCTCACATGCACACCCACGGTGCGCCCCGCGGTGTAAATTCACTCTACGTTAATCAATTCTGTTTGATATTTACATTTGCGAATTTCGAATTCAAGTCACGGGTACTTATCACCCAGACTTTACTACTATACTATAATGACATCGATTTTAACTATTTATTTTCAGTATTAAGTATTTTattcctgattaattagtgttaattcaaTTAATTAATATATCTTTAATCTTGTTGACCTAAAAATCAAAGAAAGTTTATTGATCACCGAAACATGAAAAAGTtagtttgtttcttttttttttttttggaagaacatCAACGGAGATTCGGTGGGAATCATGAACCCTGTATCCATACATGCATATTCGCCTATTCAACGCTAACATTAATGCACAATAAACCCCTCCCAAGATAAACAAATTAGATAACCTGAGGTTTTGCATCCAAAGTAAAGGTTTAAAAAGCAGGAAAGGATAAGAAATCTCGTCTAAGTT
This DNA window, taken from Papaver somniferum cultivar HN1 chromosome 3, ASM357369v1, whole genome shotgun sequence, encodes the following:
- the LOC113358463 gene encoding mitochondrial inner membrane protein OXA1-like, coding for MACRRSISTRVILFSKRLHPSFGYITHKDDDNKCQPPAIDPSRPTVSNPVQRKNTCMNNIFAGLGAFQRGGSSSFSFVPGIGSSFCSYSTGAIGGGSDKIEYIGDVTEILTETSAELAASQVPVVSEVSIAAADSFFSIAALQHLIDFNHSMTGFDWWASIAFTTLMIRLVTLPLSIHQLKASAKLSLMKPELEALKAEMQNMAMDPKLHAEGQRRMKALFKKHGVSPFTPMKGLLIQGPIMISFFLAINNMVEKVPSFKEGGVLWFTDLTTPDSLYIFPMLTALSFLLTVECNMQEGMEGNPNAGMMKNFSRLIAVVTVPFTMSFPKAIFCYWVTSNTFSLIYGLVIKRPQVRNVLGLPDLPPPSTTSTPQQSISELYKSFTAKQAPPALIAEPEKIPECKPTSSSVMSQRIRSLEKKVKGKKKNKKR